TTCTTGACTCAAGTTCATTCTCATTGTTGCCTGTTCTACTGTCTTTCTATTCAATTCCTTCCAAACATCTCGTATTGATTGATACACTTCCTATACACATGCCTGAAAAGATGTAGGAAGAAATAAAACTTGGTCTCATATCATCTTTGAAAGTTTCCACGTGTGAACCTCTTCCGTACCTCTTTGTATTCTCCATTGCGGTTTGTTTTGAAGCCTTCGGGTGCATGCAGCTGgatggtggtgctgctgctgatcACCTCGATGCAACATTCTTCGGTTTCTCCGCCGAGGGGTCGCACACGACAGTAAACCTGAGTGGGAtagaaaacaaatacaaataaaagacGGTTGCTTCACCGCAAATCTCCAACACGGCCATCTGCTTTCAAACTCACCCCAACTGGGTCTTTCTGGTCGCTTTTTTTGGGAGCTTGTCGCCGGGGTGTTTTGCCCTTTCTgaggaaaaaaattaatacaatTCACGCCATTATTACTTGGCAGTTTGGAAACAAAGTcacatgctagctagctagccagcCCCGAGGCTAGTGGGCCTGCGGCTAAACGTTTCAACTAAAACCGGTGAACGTCCAAACATTATCATAAAAATAACACGCCATCGACAAATGTCACGTTTCACTGTGATAACAgacaacacgtttcaacatttagTCATTTTAACTTACGCTGGTCTGGTCATTTTGTTTCGCACCCACTATTTCTTTCACCCTCTTGTTGATttctgctcgctcgctcgctccctcgtcTTTGTTCAAACGAGAGGACGTTTTCAAAATGAGCCGATCGTAGCCAATCAGAAGGGTCGCTTTAGATCAGGTGTTTCCGCTTCCTGCATTCACGCTTGGTGCGTTCACGTCGCAAAGGAAAGGTAAGAATTACTGTGATTTtctacaaaaataaaacgcCTACAGGCGTGTCGTTTTGCCCGTTGTATCCATTTCACGTGTTCAACTATTATTTAATTTAAAcaacaaatttatttttttatctcatgcgcggatcggttggcactttctaaatttcgttgtacacgtgacaatgacaaataaagatctattctattctattctaactCGCTTTCGAGCATTAACGTTCCAAATTGATTCAAACCGTAATAGCGCTTTAttgcttcacgtcttttattatCTAATAAAATTTCAATCAGATTTCATTTGGCTGGTGATGATTGTAAATATACATGGATTATTTATCTCGCATTAACGACTAAACATAAACGCCGCTTTCACTTGACATGCTGCTTGATTGAAACACCGCCACCTGTGGTGAAACAAGAGAAATACAAGTTACAAAAGAGCCACGTTCTGACGTCACGTGTGTTATGGAAACGCTAGTGGTCTTTTTGCTCAGCTGCCACAGCATGCAGTCGCGAACCATCACAGTGTCTGTGATGCATGTTTAACACATTTGCCTTTCGTTTTTGCAGGCTCCGCGATGAAAAGCAAAGCCTCCAAATCGGATGGCCTCAAATCCAAAAAGCCACAGGTGGAGCAAAGAGCTGGTGGGGAGAACTCCGGTTCCACTTTGTCGGCTAAACTACGGGACAAGAAGGATGCAGAAGCGTGCAAAAAAGGTGGCTGCATTCATTTCCTGTGCTTGCTATTGTCTGTCTGCTGGTGTCTGTGTTGACGAGGTCTCCTCTCTTTCAATTCCACAGGGATTCAGAAGAAAAGTGCACATGGAAGCATACTCCACTACATCTACAAGCACACTTTGGGACAAAGTGTTCAGACTCAAATGAGACAGGTAAGGCgctgctgtcaaattcaaatacaagttgtcgttTGGGTTAGTAGGAGTGAGAGAACCTCTTTTTATCATGGATGCAACCACTTCATTTGAGGAGCATAGTACACAGTTAACTGGGCCGCTGTCAGTCACATGATATGTTGGGAAACTTTCATTTTCAGTGTCTCCAAGAGCCTTTTGTCCGCTCGCTCTCTTCGTACCATTACCACGCATCAAAGCTTCCCTTCGACCGGCGAGTCACCTGCCTGGAGTGGCATCCCACCAATCCCAGCACATTGGTAGTGGGCTCCAAGGGTGGCGACATCGAGATGTGGGACTTCAAGCTCCGCGAGCAGAAGATGTTCATCAGAGGGGTGAGCTCGCTCTCAGCGAGCGCttgggcttggctcggcttgatAGCCCCGTTGCTGCGTCTCTGTTCAGATGGGGGCCGGAGACTCGGTAACAGATATGAGGTTGAACCCTTTTAAGCCCACTCAGCTGTTCACCTCATCTATGGGGGGTACGACGTCCCTCAGAGATTTCAATGGGACCACTCTCACAGTGTTTGCCTGCACAGATACCTTCAAGTAAGACCACAGTCTGCTTGTATTGGATCAAGCGCACGCAGCGAGGGTcatgaaggtttttttttccatcagtcTTCTTCAGAAGTGGTCCTTTTTGTCTCAAGGAGACAGAATGCACCCcccatagagagagagagagagagattcagTCATTTGCATAGCAGCCAATCCCAAACACGCTGCCTCCCctccatccaaaaaaaaaaaagccagtaaTCAGAAGCTCATTCTGGTGACCTTGTCTGTAACAGTCTCAACTAAACAGAAGTGAGGCAGAAGACATCTTTCCATAATACGTCCTGCCCAACGTTTGTGTTTGTGCGCGTAGAATGGCGCCGGAGACTTCATCGGAGGGATGAAGTTTTGTCCCAGCGATCTTTCCAGGGTGTACGTGGCCTCTGGTGAGGGCACGCTGACCCTGCAGAGCTTTGAAGGCCTCACAGCCACCATTTTATCCAGAACGGAAGATTGTGGCCACGAACACCACAACGTATGGTGAGAAAAGTGCGGAGAAGACTGATGGAAAATGCCAGCCCTCATTTAGCTAAGATATTTTGGGAACAGTTGAATACAGGCATCATTTGACGAGTCAACATTCTACTCCCAGTTTCTGGTACTGCTGTGTGGACGTCTCCATCAGCCGCCAGATGCTTGTGACTGGAGACAACGTTGGAAATCTACTGCTGCTGGGTTTAGATGGCCAGAAGGTATgtcagcccttttttttttttttccctttcaccaTTTTTACAATcatactttttgttttctttcaatatTGCAGATTTTCAGTAATAAATTACACAAAGCCAAAGTGACCCACGCAGAGTTCAACCCACGCTGTGATTGGCTGCTTGCGACGGCGTCAGTGGACCACACAGTGAAGCTGTGGGACCTGAGAAACATGAAGGACAAGAAGAGCTTTCTTCATGACATGCCTCACGAGAAGGCTATCAACTCAGGTCTTCTGACAAATTCACATGCaagggattttttatttatttttttaacatcccTGCGCATGATCCTTTCTTGCATCTTCACAGCCTATTTCCATCCCTCGGACTGCTCCAAGTTGCTCACGACCGATCAGTACAACGAGATCCGTGTGTATTCATCCTCCGATTGGGCCAAGCCTCAACAAATCATCCAGCATCCACATAGACATTTCcaacacatcacacccatcaAGGTTGGTTGTCTCATAAAGTCCAAGAATTCATGCCTGATCCGAGTCgggggaagcaaaaaaaaaaaaaaaagtacccagCCAAACTGGTTTTGTCAACGTTTCCACAGGCTACGTGGCATCCTGTGTATGACCTCATTGTGGTGGGTCGTTACCCTGATGACAGGATCTGTCAGGACGACCAGAGAACTATTGACATCTTTGATTCCAACACAGCAGAACTTGTGTGCCAATTGTACGATCCCAATGTTGGAGGAATCAAATCTGTGAGTAGAACCAAGCGCAGTCGATTTGCCGACCAAATTTCCCGAAGGA
The window above is part of the Syngnathus typhle isolate RoL2023-S1 ecotype Sweden linkage group LG7, RoL_Styp_1.0, whole genome shotgun sequence genome. Proteins encoded here:
- the ddb2 gene encoding DNA damage-binding protein 2 isoform X1 yields the protein MKSKASKSDGLKSKKPQVEQRAGGENSGSTLSAKLRDKKDAEACKKGIQKKSAHGSILHYIYKHTLGQSVQTQMRQCLQEPFVRSLSSYHYHASKLPFDRRVTCLEWHPTNPSTLVVGSKGGDIEMWDFKLREQKMFIRGNGAGDFIGGMKFCPSDLSRVYVASGEGTLTLQSFEGLTATILSRTEDCGHEHHNVCFWYCCVDVSISRQMLVTGDNVGNLLLLGLDGQKIFSNKLHKAKVTHAEFNPRCDWLLATASVDHTVKLWDLRNMKDKKSFLHDMPHEKAINSAYFHPSDCSKLLTTDQYNEIRVYSSSDWAKPQQIIQHPHRHFQHITPIKATWHPVYDLIVVGRYPDDRICQDDQRTIDIFDSNTAELVCQLYDPNVGGIKSINKFNPMGDVIGSGMGVTVVVWDQDESLFADDNRPQEETSTSAAGRAIRGHQQRPTRSRRSGVEPSKLKKKGLSAQTTTKTKCTKRTRKQ
- the ddb2 gene encoding DNA damage-binding protein 2 isoform X2; translated protein: MKSKASKSDGLKSKKPQVEQRAGGENSGSTLSAKLRDKKDAEACKKGIQKKSAHGSILHYIYKHTLGQSVQTQMRQCLQEPFVRSLSSYHYHASKLPFDRRVTCLEWHPTNPSTLVVGSKGGDIEMWDFKLREQKMFIRGMGAGDSVTDMRLNPFKPTQLFTSSMGGTTSLRDFNGTTLTVFACTDTFNFWYCCVDVSISRQMLVTGDNVGNLLLLGLDGQKIFSNKLHKAKVTHAEFNPRCDWLLATASVDHTVKLWDLRNMKDKKSFLHDMPHEKAINSAYFHPSDCSKLLTTDQYNEIRVYSSSDWAKPQQIIQHPHRHFQHITPIKATWHPVYDLIVVGRYPDDRICQDDQRTIDIFDSNTAELVCQLYDPNVGGIKSINKFNPMGDVIGSGMGVTVVVWDQDESLFADDNRPQEETSTSAAGRAIRGHQQRPTRSRRSGVEPSKLKKKGLSAQTTTKTKCTKRTRKQ